From a region of the Panicum virgatum strain AP13 chromosome 2K, P.virgatum_v5, whole genome shotgun sequence genome:
- the LOC120660648 gene encoding uncharacterized protein LOC120660648: protein MAESVKAAIVQETVSQILSGLVQKYEEKEESNANRNLERLEMAHIRLEAALETSDNWQITDASLLRWRRKLKRAAQECGDTLHKSKQQILEREQMKWEVKNSSLPNRIVHATKSFVSSVLDRNNNELTRSIAQRFEWYAAGASEFLRFVEFGGTPCCHMPFDSLVKNLFAGKQLHHKIVRGNKYPSFQLWLFPIYTSVHGTIVNLTFLQYDGTPEGPIFFNLVVQLSESTDIVGIALRCLQYFSPHFKCNFENIRNELTQLSTQDFSWEPSIYYRKEQWDKFNSFLLQWARPNPFCCKQHGQHEVQHFSNIDMAGFSEVLLEPVINLYLQCQVSMSVYSKQKTSQSEDITSLQDYPYLKTGISFCPHGCLEDMLPANRSSEIAAIVRKEQHCLHTDITLEQLEEIMLPRTIDYFHQNAEAMVYQMIWKSKHGLAHIQVEKPCMSTRRSSMRTQRTFEVASKRKQLQGHAVDLIRSQIACHWLDLWVTHVPVQLQRPVKIWVRKEKEFLSAAPQLYLKF from the coding sequence ATGGCGGAATCTGTCAAGGCTGCGATTGTCCAGGAGACAGTTAGCCAAATCCTATCTGGTCTTGTTCAAAAATATGAGGAGAAAGAGGAATCAAATGCAAATAGAAACTTGGAGAGGCTAGAGATGGCTCACATTAGGCTAGAGGCTGCTCTTGAGACATCTGATAATTGGCAGATCACTGATGCATCCTTATTGCGCTGGCGTAGGAAACTGAAGCGTGCTGCTCAAGAGTGTGGTGACACGCTGCACAAAAGCAAGCAGCAAATCCTAGAAAGGGAACAAATGAAATGGGAGGTAAAGAATTCCTCCCTTCCTAATCGTATTGTGCATGCTACAAAGTCATTTGTTTCCTCTGTCCTTGACCGCAACAACAATGAATTGACCAGATCCATTGCTCAAAGATTTGAGTGGTATGCAGCCGGTGCTAGTGAGTTTCTGAGATTCGTAGAGTTTGGTGGCACACCATGTTGTCACATGCCTTTTGATTCCCTTGTCAAGAACCTTTTTGCAGGCAAGCAACTACATCATAAAATTGTTCGGGGAAATAAGTATCCCTCCTTTCAGTTATGGTTATTTCCGATCTATACTTCTGTGCATGGAACCATTGTTAACTTGACATTTCTCCAGTATGATGGTACACCAGAGGGTCCTATATTCTTTAATTTGGTCGTACAACTCTCGGAGAGTACAGATATAGTTGGTATCGCACTTAGGTGCTTGCAGTATTTTTCCCCTCATTTCAAGtgtaattttgaaaatattagAAATGAACTTACTCAACTGTCCACTCAAGACTTCTCATGGGAGCCATCTATTTATTACCGCAAGGAACAGTGGGACAAATTCAACAGCTTCTTGTTACAGTGGGCCCGGCCAAACCCATTTTGTTGCAAGCAGCATGGTCAGCATGAGGTTCAACACTTTAGCAACATAGACATGGCAGGATTTTCAGAAGTTTTGCTAGAACCAGTAATTAATTTGTATTTGCAGTGTCAAGTCTCAATGTCTGTTTACAGCAAACAAAAGACATCACAGTCTGAAGACATAACTTCTCTGCAAGACTATCCGTATCTGAAAACCGGTATCTCCTTTTGCCCCCATGGCTGTTTAGAGGACATGCTGCCAGCCAATAGAAGTTCTGAAATAGCTGCCATAGTCCGCAAGGAGCAACATTGCTTGCATACAGACATTACCCTAGAGCAGCTAGAAGAGATTATGCTGCCAAGGACAATAGATTACTTCCACCAGAATGCTGAAGCGATGGTTTACCAAATGATTTGGAAGTCTAAACATGGGCTTGCACATATTCAGGTTGAGAAGCCATGCATGAGCACACGGAGATCAAGCATGAGAACACAGAGAACTTTTGAGGTTGCTAGTAAGAGAAAGCAATTGCAAGGGCATGCCGTGGATCTTATTAGGAGTCAGATAGCCTGTCACTGGCTCGACTTATGGGTTACACATGTGCCCGTGCAGTTGCAAAGACCGGTCAAGATCTGGGTGCGAAAAGAAAAGGAATTTCTATCAGCAGCACCGCAGCTATACCTGAAATTCTAA
- the LOC120660661 gene encoding uncharacterized protein LOC120660661 has translation MAELVSTAIVHETVSQILSGIVQKYEEKEESNVNRNLERLEMAHIRLEAALETSKKWQITDASLLRWRRKLKRAAQECDDTLHKCKQRILEVEQMEQEVKNSSLPNRIVHATKSFVFSVLDRNNNELTKSIAQRFEWYADGASEFLRFIELGGRPRCHMPIESLVKNLFAGNELHHKIIRGNKYPSFQLWLVPIRTSEYGTTVGLTFVQYDSTPKGNIFFTLAVQLSESTDIFGIAIKCLQFFAPHFKCTFQILGMNFLNCPLKSSHGGHLFIHTIRNIGTNSTASHLSGPGQTHFVASSMVSTSLDILAT, from the coding sequence ATGGCGGAATTGGTCAGTACTGCTATTGTCCATGAGACAGTTAGCCAAATACTATCTGGTATTGTTCAAAAATATGAGGAGAAAGAGGAATCAAATGTGAATAGAAACTTGGAGAGGCTAGAGATGGCTCACATCAGACTGGAGGCTGCTCTTGAGACATCTAAAAAGTGGCAGATCACTGATGCATCCTTATTGCGCTGGCGTAGGAAGCTAAAGCGTGCTGCTCAAGAGTGCGATGACACACTGCACAAATGCAAGCAGAGAATCCTAGAAGTCGAACAAATGGAACAAGAGGTAAAGAATTCCTCCCTTCCTAACCGAATTGTGCATGCTACAAAGTCATTTGTTTTCTCTGTCCTTGACCGCAACAACAATGAGTTGACCAAATCCATTGCTCAAAGATTTGAGTGGTATGCAGATGGTGCTAGTGAGTTTCTGAGATTCATAGAGCTTGGTGGCAGACCACGCTGTCACATGCCCATTGAATCCCTTGTCAAGAACCTTTTTGCAGGCAACGAACTACATCATAAAATCATTCGGGGAAACAAATATCCCTCCTTTCAGTTATGGTTGGTGCCGATCCGTACTTCAGAGTACGGAACCACCGTTGGCTTGACATTTGTCCAGTATGATAGTACACCAAAGGGTAATATCTTTTTTACTTTGGCCGTACAACTCTCAGAGAGTACTGACATATTTGGGATCGCAATTAAGTGCTTGCAGTTTTTTGCCCCTCATTTCAAGTGTACATTTCAAATATTAGGAATGAACTTTCTCAACTGCCCACTCAAGAGTTCTCATGGGGGCCATctatttattcataccataagGAACATTGGGACAAATTCAACAGCTTCACATCTCAGTGGGCCCGGCCAAACCCATTTTGTTGCAAGCAGCATGGTCAGCACGAGTTTAGACATTTTAGCAACCTAG